DNA sequence from the Epinephelus moara isolate mb chromosome 3, YSFRI_EMoa_1.0, whole genome shotgun sequence genome:
ACTGATACCGCAGCTACTACTAGTGCTACCACAACTAATGCAACTACTGCTGAGGATACGTCATCTATTGATCTTATAATTAGTTCATACACCACTGCTACAGACTGCATCTACTGttagtggcagcagcagcagtagtagagGAAGTGataccacaaaaagcaccaatACTTTTCCTCAATCAAATGACTACTACGGGCATTTGGTTCACAAATACGTACATGAAAGTTGCCGGCCGAACTAGAGCTACACTAGCATACATGAAAGTGCTGTCGACATACATAGGCAGTGTTAAGTTATTGTAAATAGGGTCTTTATTTAGACATTTTGAACCATTTAAAGAGACAATGTAGGCTGAGTCCTTTAAATGAATGatacaaaaataaactttattcagTTAATGCACCTAAAACCATAAACGTTTGTGGAGCAATTTTTGGAGTTACAGTGTGTTACAGTTAAATTTTTGAGGTGATGAAATACTGTGAACTTCAAGCTTGTGACTGAAATATCAATGTGCATTGGCCTGTATGACGAGATTGGTctcagtttcacatttgtttgatCAGTAGTTAGTTTTCTCATGCGTGCCAATGTAGTGTAAGCTATGTATGCTCAGTGGTGAGAAGGTGTACAGACTCTTGACTGTAAATATTAAACTCCCTCTTCTTTTGTCTTTGCACCAGGGCAGTTGGCACTTGCGACAACAGTGCAATGGCCGGTCGAAGTGTGTTCGAGCCAGCGGCTCAAAGAGCGACAGCCCATAGCCTCGCCAGAAGGCGCTTTTCGCACGACCTTCAAGGCCTGAGTCCAGACGAGATAGATGGCCTCATGTCCAGCAGTGGTAAGGAAAACCGTCCCTTTTATCAATATATGTAAGCACTGAAACTGTAATGGCTGTATCAGAAGACTTTCATTAAAATGTTCTAATCTTCCAAATCGTAGACGGACGTCCTTTCCTCGTGGTGCATCATCTGCCTGAAGTCAAGGAGGAGGGTATACCTTATTTAATGCCTGGTGTCCCTATTACATGTAGAGTGGACAACACAGAGAAATACACTACTCGCTCAAAGGTACGCCTGTtgagatttttttaatatgtggaaAATAATCATGTTTTCTTGTGACTGTCGTGGCAGGGATGCTGGTATTTATAGAACGCTTTAGATAAGCTTGAAGTGAAAGCAGACACATTTAACATTATTAGTCACTCTTTTTAACCATGTCAAAACACTTTGTACTATTTGATATCTTTGAGACCAACTTATGACGCCTCATGATCACTTTGAATGTCTGATTTCGTTGTTCAAGCCCGGCTGAAAACACCCTGCAGTTAAACTTGACTCACCATAATGACATTATGTCGTTTTAATCTGCGAACGTAGTAAAACTGCAGATTCAACTTTATTGCTTATCTCATGAGCTGGCTGTTTATCTTAACAGTCAGATGTGCCTTTATTGTGAGGTTACTGAACTTCTGTCCGTGTGTTTGAACCTTGAGTGGGATATTTTGAACCAGGAGGCTGCTGAAATGACATGCTCGTTGAGTGTAATTTTAAGTGTAGATACAATGTAAGGGTAGAACAGGTGTGTCGTGTTGAGAGTGTTCAAGGAAGTGGGTGTTTCTGGGATGCCTGGTTTTATCGCTGGGGCCCCTGATGGTAGGGGGAAAGTATGAGTTTTAAGGAGCTGACTTTATAACTATGACACATCTTTCTTTCTTGAACTTTCATGCTACATTTCTGCATAGGTGTTAACATTACAATGCACAAGAGCATGTGTACTGGTATATTATTCAGTATGGGCCCAGAGAAGAACCACATGTTGCATTTTTCACAAAGAAACTGTAAGAATGAACCGTCATGCTTGTGTACATTGTTTCAATAATGTCCCTCCAGGTCCGTGTAGGCACCCTGTACACAGTGCAGCTAACCCACGGCCCCTTCCACTGGTCAGTGAAGAGGAAGTACAAGCACTTCCAGGAGCTGCATCGAGACCTTTACAAGCACAAGATGATGCTTCACTTGCTGCCTATTGGAAGGTCGGTGCACCAATCTATTTGTTGTCATCACGCAAATCGACCTCTCACTCTGAGGGACTTGCAGTTGAAATCCACGTGATGTGTTTTTTATCATCAGATTTCCGGAGCACTGACTATTTTGAATATTCAAATTTCTCTCAAAGATTTGCAAAGGACAGGCAGCAACTGAGAGCAATGTCGGAGGAAATGCCCAGCCTACATGGGACTGAACGTGCCAGGAGGACCTCCAGCAAAATGGTATCAAACAAGCCAATCAGATACATGTATAGTGTATGCACTGCACACAGTCCCattagatacacacacatgatgTGTGCAGTAGTTGTTGGGACAAGATTTTACAATGTATTTTAGTCAAAGAAGAAGACTGATGTTCTCTATTGACCTCATACTGCTACTGCTGTGTTGGTCTCTGCTGAGCCCTTCTTCAGGCTGATCAATAAGATATTCtattaaaagaaaagatttaATGTATTATGTATGTCTTGAACTGCcacctttttgtttaaagagaatccttttttattatattataaatatatggTAACAAATCAGCTCATTTATACAGTTTCAGGCAGTTTTATTGACAGTTGTGTGTTGAGATAAATTgtgtatagatagatagatagatagatagatagatagataactGTAGGTAACTGTATTTGTATATTACTTTTATTTACCTGCTTTGCCTTTCTATTGCAGAAATACCTCGAGGAGTACTTGAATGGTCTGCTGGAGAACTCATTCTGTAGGAATGATCACAGCATGGTAATAGCTTTTTTCAaagacaagcacacacacacatacaaagcgGATGTCATGCAGCATGATGCCATTTTCTCATCTACTTTTTTTCAGCTGGAATTCCTCTCTGTCGGCGCTCTCTCCTTCGTCACCGATCTCGGACCCAAAGGCTTGTAAGTTAACAACTTCTTCTTGAGAGTGAATGAGACAAAAGAAGAAGTAGGGAACTGACTGATCGTATGATAGAGAATAATTGTGCAACATGTATTGACTTGTCTAGGGAGGGACCCATCTTCAAGAGGTCAGGGGGTCACCGGATCCAAGGCCTGAACTGCATCGGTCATCATCAGTTCTGCTTTCGCTGGTCGCGGCGCTGGCTGGTGGTGAAAGACTCCTTCCTCATGTACATGAATCGAGACAACGGCAGCATCAATTTTGTGCTGCTCTTTGACCCAGAGTTCAAAGTGAAAGTGGGCCGCGCGCACACAGACACCAGATATGGAGTCTGCATTGAGAACTTCACTCGGTAGGTCAGCTGTGTGTTCGCCTCCACACTGTGAACTCCAGCATATTGCGTATATTTATGCCTGGGGTTATGTCGTGTTTGTGATGCATACATGGCCTGTTTGCTTTTGTCCAGGAGTCTGATCATCAAATGCAGCAGCTATAGACAGGCTCATTGGTGGAGTCATGAAATTAACCGGCTGGCAGACACCTGTGACTATCTCACAGTGCAACGCTTCGATGGGTTTGCTCCGCCACGGGAGAACACACTCACTAAATGGTCAGATTCATATTCTAATTGAGATTTACAACCATCTGTCTTTACATTTAATCCTCAATTGCTAAACGGTTCTGGTTGATGGATACTGTCTGCAGGTATGTGAATGGAAGAGACTACTTCGCAGACCTGGCTGATGCTCTCGAACAAGCAAAAGAGGAAATCTTCATCACAGATTGGTGGTAAGTGTCAGCAAAATCAGGATTTGCtgatgaagagagaggagaactTGCACCATTGAAACGTTTTATCAAcatttgtaaaaaatacacGGAGAATATTATGTGTCTTTTCTGTCAGGCTCAGCCCTGAAGTGTTCCTAAAGAGACCAGCCACTGATAACTATTGGCGCCTGGATGAGATCCTCAAACGCAAAGCAGTAGGGATTCTCATCatcctgtttttctcttttatgcaatttagattattttaaaatttaactttACCTGAGCAGATCATTATTCCTCATGGCGTTGCCTCTCTTTGAACTTTTTCCTGCAGGAACAAGGAGTCAAAGTGTGTGTCCTGCTGTACAAAGAGGTGGAGCTCGCACTTGGTATCAATAGTGAGCACAGCAAGAAGACTCTCATGAATATGCACCCAAACATCAAGGTTTGTCACGTCTACACGTTATTTGTTATATGCAATTGACAGAGGCCTCacctcatgttttatttaaactcCCTTCTGTCCATCAGGTAATGCGACATCCTGATCATGTGTCATCCGTGGTGTTCCTGTGGGCTCACCATGAAAAGATGGTAGCCATTGACCAAACGGTAGCCTTTGTTGGGGGGCTTGACCTGGCATTTGGGAGGTGGGATGACAGCCAGTACCGGCTAACTGATCTGGGTTTGACAGAGACGGACAGCAGTGTAACTGCAGAGGAGCCCAACGGAGATACAGGAGTAAGAAACTGTCTTTTTAGCTTGTTGCCACTGATAAAGCATGAAGATGTTTCCAGTATTTCATCTTCTTTCAGTATGTCACCTTCCCTGCAGACTTAAACAAATATCTCTTTTAACCAGGATAATGGTGTGGCTGATGGTCAACAACCATCTGAACCAAACAAACAAGCTGAGCAGAACCCTGATGATCTGACTTGCAACAGTAAACTGTGGCTTGGCAAAGACTACAGCAACTTTATCAAGAAAGACTGGAACCAACTGGACAAACCTTTTGAAGGTACACTATCTAAATCTCCTTcagtatcacacacacatgcaaacacgcTGAGAGGCTCTGACAACAGGGAGCTGAAAGGATTgccttttatatattttcagaTAACATCGACCGCACTCAAGTTCCCCGCATGCCGTGGCGTGATCTGTCTGCAGCTGTTCATGGCAAAGCTGCCAGAGATGTAGCCCGCCACTTCATCCAGCGTTGGAACTTCACCAAGGTCAGTCTCAAAGGAACACTCTGTcattttaaagatatactatgcaggcaATGTGGGTAACTATTTGTCGACAGTATCGCTagcgaaagtgaaagccaaccccagat
Encoded proteins:
- the pld2 gene encoding phospholipase D2, with amino-acid sequence MAGRSVFEPAAQRATAHSLARRRFSHDLQGLSPDEIDGLMSSSDGRPFLVVHHLPEVKEEGIPYLMPGVPITCRVDNTEKYTTRSKVRVGTLYTVQLTHGPFHWSVKRKYKHFQELHRDLYKHKMMLHLLPIGRFAKDRQQLRAMSEEMPSLHGTERARRTSSKMKYLEEYLNGLLENSFCRNDHSMLEFLSVGALSFVTDLGPKGLEGPIFKRSGGHRIQGLNCIGHHQFCFRWSRRWLVVKDSFLMYMNRDNGSINFVLLFDPEFKVKVGRAHTDTRYGVCIENFTRSLIIKCSSYRQAHWWSHEINRLADTCDYLTVQRFDGFAPPRENTLTKWYVNGRDYFADLADALEQAKEEIFITDWWLSPEVFLKRPATDNYWRLDEILKRKAEQGVKVCVLLYKEVELALGINSEHSKKTLMNMHPNIKVMRHPDHVSSVVFLWAHHEKMVAIDQTVAFVGGLDLAFGRWDDSQYRLTDLGLTETDSSVTAEEPNGDTGDNGVADGQQPSEPNKQAEQNPDDLTCNSKLWLGKDYSNFIKKDWNQLDKPFEDNIDRTQVPRMPWRDLSAAVHGKAARDVARHFIQRWNFTKIFKNKYKDEFYPYLLPKSHCTADSLPFTIPGSKKAKVQVLRSADRWSTGTCENSILNAYVHTIENSEHYVYIENQFFISCTDGKTIHNKIGDALVNRILRAHREQKKYRVFVVVPLLPGFEGDISSGGGSAIQAILHFTYRTMCRGEHAILTRLSEVKDLWTEYITLCGLRTHSQLSQSLVTELIYVHSKTLIADDRCYIIGSANINDRSMLGSRDSEMAVLVEDEERVPSIMGGEEYQAGPITLALRKECFSVLVGASSDPSINVDDPISDEFFFLSWNAAAKLNATIYDKVFKCLPHDSVHNMRELKEYTSKERLCDTDPEKAIEELKAVQGLLVYFPLKFLCEEYLMPSISTKEGMAPIWLWT